In the Maridesulfovibrio bastinii DSM 16055 genome, one interval contains:
- a CDS encoding LysR family transcriptional regulator: MIQEFLNDIPLLVEVARQKSFSKAAETLGIGASTLSRRIKQLEKKMGALLFYRDTRNVELTDNGTFLLEHCEFILGEAQKTYDSVVANMRDHSGLIRVCMFRDLYDRNMKNALIEFASKWPEIRIDMTSVEQPVDLRTDPYDVAFLIGPSIAPPLIARKLMTIKPFLYAAPQLFERYPVPEKPEDLHNLPCIVLERFGKRWFMHNDERQITIDIQPSYTFSSVPMCRDFALAGHGMTLIRGEEARPYEEAGKLVKVLPEWSGGFEHDVHIVTGSSQLPQRIRIFLDHIQNFYASME, from the coding sequence ATGATCCAAGAATTTTTAAATGACATACCATTACTTGTGGAAGTAGCCAGACAAAAAAGTTTTAGTAAGGCTGCTGAAACACTAGGAATAGGGGCCTCTACGCTCTCAAGACGTATAAAACAGCTTGAGAAAAAAATGGGCGCCCTTCTCTTTTATCGGGACACACGAAATGTTGAACTGACAGACAATGGCACCTTTCTGCTTGAGCACTGTGAATTCATTCTCGGTGAAGCTCAAAAAACATACGACTCGGTGGTTGCCAATATGCGTGATCATTCAGGATTAATCAGAGTCTGCATGTTTCGGGACTTATACGACCGTAATATGAAAAATGCCTTGATTGAATTTGCTTCCAAATGGCCGGAGATAAGGATTGATATGACTTCTGTTGAGCAGCCAGTTGATCTGCGTACTGATCCCTATGATGTGGCTTTCCTGATTGGTCCGTCTATTGCTCCGCCCCTCATTGCCCGGAAACTTATGACCATAAAACCATTTCTTTATGCGGCTCCGCAGCTTTTTGAGCGTTACCCGGTCCCGGAAAAACCCGAAGATCTCCACAATCTGCCCTGTATCGTGCTCGAACGCTTCGGTAAAAGATGGTTCATGCATAATGATGAACGCCAGATAACAATCGATATCCAGCCTAGTTATACTTTCAGCTCTGTTCCGATGTGCCGTGATTTTGCTCTCGCCGGTCATGGGATGACGCTTATCCGTGGAGAAGAAGCCAGACCGTACGAAGAGGCGGGCAAGCTGGTAAAAGTTCTTCCTGAATGGAGTGGAGGATTCGAACACGATGTTCACATTGTCACGGGTTCCAGCCAGCTCCCGCAAAGAATAAGAATTTTTCTGGACCACATCCAAAACTTCTATGCTTCTATGGAATAA
- a CDS encoding flavodoxin family protein, with product MSKKIIIISSSPRKNGNSDILCDEFMRGAEAAGHAVEKIRLADSDIRYCTGCCSCVGNPGSCVQDDDMNEIYPKILDADVMVLASPIYFRSFNAHMKTFMDRVCPIYPMINGKDVYYIVAAGGGQFPVDCTIKSFRVFTDCFSNITEKATIAATGVWNENGVKGKAVLKEAFEAGKSC from the coding sequence ATGAGTAAAAAAATAATCATTATATCATCAAGCCCGAGAAAAAACGGAAATTCAGACATTCTCTGCGATGAGTTCATGCGCGGGGCAGAAGCTGCCGGACATGCAGTGGAAAAGATACGCCTTGCCGACAGTGATATACGTTATTGCACCGGTTGCTGCTCATGCGTGGGCAATCCCGGTTCCTGTGTTCAGGATGACGACATGAACGAAATTTATCCTAAAATACTGGACGCTGATGTGATGGTGCTGGCCAGTCCCATATACTTCCGCTCCTTCAATGCTCACATGAAGACATTTATGGACAGAGTTTGCCCGATTTATCCGATGATAAACGGTAAAGACGTCTATTACATTGTCGCCGCGGGCGGCGGTCAGTTCCCGGTCGACTGCACCATAAAATCTTTTCGCGTCTTCACCGACTGTTTCAGCAATATTACCGAAAAAGCTACCATTGCAGCCACAGGAGTATGGAATGAGAACGGAGTGAAGGGAAAAGCTGTTCTTAAAGAAGCATTTGAAGCAGGAAAAAGCTGCTGA
- a CDS encoding DUF169 domain-containing protein, giving the protein MTMQSILDDTQKFLDMLGLKEEPFGAYYSDTKPDNAFGPKKGVPISRELEDKGEIDMHEVMKTFSCIMGNIWLARKKHRAAFVSAEEYGCIGGVYYCSMMKPHLRFVEHYVSTGFEGTPLHGERYMPSPEAMNKFMLKVNPRKAPGKYCIFKPLSQFENGEEPEFVIFFARPESLCGLFIQTVFTTGDIDCVATPFGAGCTNILGWPLYYKEKGQEKAVMGGLDPSARKFMKTDEMTFTVPLSLYEKMLAALPESMFNYETDWQSVRKKVERSAKAWGEVE; this is encoded by the coding sequence ATGACAATGCAATCCATACTTGATGATACACAAAAGTTTCTGGATATGCTCGGCTTAAAAGAAGAGCCATTTGGAGCTTATTACAGTGACACCAAGCCTGACAATGCTTTCGGCCCTAAAAAAGGTGTTCCAATTTCACGTGAACTGGAAGACAAGGGCGAAATAGACATGCATGAGGTCATGAAGACTTTTTCATGTATTATGGGCAATATCTGGCTGGCCAGAAAAAAGCATAGAGCTGCTTTTGTTTCGGCAGAAGAATACGGTTGTATAGGCGGTGTCTATTACTGTTCCATGATGAAGCCTCATCTCAGATTTGTAGAGCATTATGTTTCCACCGGCTTTGAGGGAACGCCCCTGCATGGTGAAAGATATATGCCCAGTCCTGAGGCAATGAATAAATTTATGCTCAAGGTTAACCCGCGTAAAGCTCCCGGAAAGTATTGTATCTTCAAGCCGCTTTCCCAGTTTGAAAATGGCGAAGAACCTGAATTTGTAATTTTCTTTGCAAGGCCGGAAAGTCTGTGCGGATTGTTTATTCAGACCGTTTTCACTACCGGAGACATTGACTGTGTGGCAACTCCTTTTGGAGCAGGATGCACGAATATTCTTGGATGGCCTCTTTACTATAAAGAAAAAGGACAGGAAAAGGCCGTCATGGGCGGTCTGGACCCCTCCGCCAGAAAATTTATGAAGACTGATGAAATGACTTTTACAGTTCCCTTAAGTCTTTATGAAAAAATGCTGGCAGCCCTGCCGGAATCAATGTTCAACTACGAAACCGACTGGCAGAGTGTGCGCAAAAAAGTTGAGCGCAGTGCAAAGGCCTGGGGTGAAGTTGAATAA
- a CDS encoding flavodoxin family protein — translation MKDKKKKAAKDKASCLNNRRDFLKAGAAIAAAPILSGLAASVIPSEAEAAASAPAPSGKSKKILIISASPRIDSNSDALSTEFMRGAVKSGHFVEKIRLAEKDIHDCLGCCSCIWKPGACVQQDDMTDIMQKMIAADVLVLASPVYFLSFNGKMKTFIDRVCPVYTQLNGKEVYYIASAAGGRHSINMIEQSFKVFTGCLSGTIEKGTVAITGVWEGGEAEGTEAFKKAYWMGLEA, via the coding sequence ATGAAGGATAAAAAGAAAAAGGCTGCCAAAGATAAAGCCTCATGCCTCAATAACCGCAGAGATTTTTTAAAAGCCGGGGCAGCAATAGCAGCTGCCCCTATACTCTCCGGTCTCGCGGCTTCAGTTATTCCGAGTGAGGCTGAAGCTGCTGCTTCTGCTCCTGCTCCTTCCGGAAAATCTAAAAAGATTCTGATAATTTCAGCAAGTCCCCGGATTGACAGCAATTCCGATGCCCTGAGTACAGAGTTCATGCGCGGAGCAGTTAAATCCGGGCACTTCGTTGAAAAAATAAGGCTTGCCGAAAAGGATATCCATGACTGCCTTGGCTGCTGCTCCTGTATATGGAAACCCGGAGCATGCGTGCAGCAGGATGATATGACAGATATCATGCAAAAAATGATTGCTGCCGATGTGCTTGTTCTTGCCAGCCCGGTTTATTTTTTGTCGTTCAACGGAAAAATGAAAACATTCATTGACCGGGTGTGTCCTGTCTATACTCAGCTTAATGGTAAAGAAGTTTACTACATAGCTTCGGCTGCCGGGGGCAGACATTCAATCAACATGATTGAGCAGAGTTTCAAAGTTTTCACCGGATGCCTGAGCGGTACCATTGAAAAAGGAACCGTAGCCATCACAGGAGTATGGGAAGGCGGAGAAGCAGAAGGAACAGAAGCTTTCAAAAAAGCTTACTGGATGGGACTTGAGGCCTGA
- a CDS encoding carboxymuconolactone decarboxylase family protein: MDSETQLDAKQQAIITIAAFTASGDIERLKPALNEGLDAGLTINEIKEELAQLYAYTGFPRSLNGMGAFMGVVKERQAKGIKDVEGPEASPIPADLDRDAYGAKVRAHLSGLDEVPPPAEWQKFCPVIDDFLKQHLFADIFARDVLTHEQRELATIAALANMSGTEAQLFYHLGAAMNTGFTENQMHAFVEVMNAKVDAKQAAIAKKVLADVLAKRN, encoded by the coding sequence ATGGACAGCGAAACACAACTTGATGCGAAGCAACAAGCCATCATAACTATTGCTGCCTTCACTGCCAGCGGAGATATTGAAAGACTTAAACCGGCCCTAAATGAAGGACTGGACGCAGGTCTGACCATAAACGAGATTAAAGAAGAGCTGGCTCAGCTTTATGCCTATACAGGATTCCCGCGCAGCCTTAACGGCATGGGAGCTTTTATGGGTGTGGTTAAAGAAAGGCAGGCAAAAGGAATCAAGGATGTTGAAGGTCCTGAAGCATCCCCCATTCCGGCTGATCTCGACCGTGATGCATACGGAGCTAAAGTCAGGGCACATCTTTCAGGACTCGACGAAGTTCCACCGCCGGCCGAATGGCAGAAATTCTGTCCCGTAATTGATGATTTCCTCAAACAGCATCTTTTTGCCGATATATTCGCACGGGACGTTCTCACCCACGAACAGCGCGAACTGGCAACAATAGCTGCTCTGGCAAACATGAGCGGAACCGAGGCTCAGCTTTTCTATCACCTCGGCGCAGCCATGAACACCGGATTTACTGAAAATCAGATGCATGCTTTTGTCGAAGTTATGAACGCTAAAGTTGATGCAAAACAGGCCGCTATTGCAAAAAAAGTTCTCGCCGATGTTCTGGCGAAACGCAACTAG
- a CDS encoding (R)-mandelonitrile lyase has protein sequence MKKTAIIMTLLIFAATAAFAGQNQETKSQVLYAKGTQKSFKGPEKYFTGDVQVDMLFPANSETSFSGAYVTFQPGARTAWHWHPAGQHMIVTKGVALTGTRDGKIYKFTEGETVWCPSNVDHWHGATLDGPMTHLVISGVKDGKAVFWKEKVTDAQYLEYKKQ, from the coding sequence ATGAAAAAAACAGCTATTATCATGACTCTTTTGATCTTTGCCGCGACTGCAGCCTTTGCCGGGCAGAATCAGGAAACCAAATCTCAGGTTTTATATGCAAAGGGAACCCAGAAATCTTTCAAGGGCCCTGAAAAGTATTTCACCGGAGATGTTCAGGTTGATATGCTTTTTCCGGCTAATTCCGAAACAAGCTTCAGCGGGGCGTATGTAACTTTTCAGCCCGGAGCAAGAACCGCATGGCACTGGCATCCTGCCGGACAGCACATGATTGTTACCAAAGGCGTAGCCCTGACCGGGACACGCGATGGTAAAATCTATAAATTCACTGAAGGGGAAACCGTATGGTGCCCTTCGAATGTTGACCACTGGCACGGAGCTACTCTTGACGGTCCGATGACCCATCTTGTCATAAGCGGGGTAAAAGACGGAAAAGCCGTCTTCTGGAAAGAAAAAGTTACCGACGCTCAGTATCTGGAATATAAAAAACAATAG
- a CDS encoding cyclophilin-like fold protein — MLKLAILCLVAFGTLNFASPCRAEEKSTKTGTKVKLIVGDTVIPAFLNDSKPAKALLAKLPYTVNLQNYSHDYCGVMKDALPYEKAELHSGWKNGDIAFAVDGNYFAILYKDEEISEQYDGMVTMGALSCDPSVMETLAGSISVKIELD; from the coding sequence ATGCTGAAACTGGCAATACTCTGCCTAGTTGCCTTCGGCACACTTAATTTTGCCTCACCCTGCCGTGCTGAAGAAAAAAGCACCAAAACAGGTACAAAAGTAAAACTTATTGTTGGCGATACGGTTATCCCGGCTTTTCTAAATGACAGCAAACCGGCCAAAGCCCTGCTTGCGAAGCTTCCCTACACCGTAAATCTTCAAAACTATTCACATGATTACTGCGGAGTAATGAAAGATGCTCTGCCATACGAAAAAGCCGAACTTCACAGCGGCTGGAAAAATGGCGATATCGCCTTTGCTGTTGATGGCAACTATTTTGCTATTCTCTACAAAGATGAAGAAATTTCAGAACAGTATGACGGTATGGTAACCATGGGAGCATTATCCTGTGATCCATCTGTAATGGAAACACTGGCTGGAAGCATTTCCGTAAAAATTGAGCTTGACTAA
- a CDS encoding cyclophilin-like fold protein, whose amino-acid sequence MELLFSRILAALFLGLIVMVSAVCFGSITTAEASEKEYANGLPLSDMEVKITSCGKTAVFRLYDTDAAKKFYSQLPFEKKLENFRDAQWMFYPPEKLPVKKHEAYHDGKKGELSYYEPWGDAFMLYEDFYAGDEMHRLGIGIKGIQNIVMMSDNARIEKYDENMQEEKSAMTITIKSNGNEIKFELNDSQAAKDLYKQLPLSIKVENYSSNEKIFYPPEKLNTSNTPLAKNVKPGTLAYYAPWADVVMFYGSFGSASGLYELGHAVSGADQIKKLSGSMTIEK is encoded by the coding sequence ATGGAACTTCTATTCAGCCGTATTTTAGCTGCTCTCTTTTTAGGACTCATTGTTATGGTCTCAGCCGTATGTTTTGGCAGTATCACCACTGCGGAAGCTTCTGAAAAGGAATACGCCAACGGACTGCCACTTTCTGATATGGAAGTTAAAATCACCTCCTGCGGCAAAACTGCGGTCTTCAGACTTTACGATACAGATGCCGCAAAGAAATTTTACTCACAGCTTCCATTTGAAAAAAAACTGGAAAATTTTCGGGATGCCCAGTGGATGTTCTACCCTCCTGAAAAACTGCCGGTAAAAAAACATGAAGCATACCATGACGGCAAAAAGGGAGAACTTAGCTACTATGAACCGTGGGGTGATGCTTTTATGCTCTACGAGGATTTTTATGCCGGAGACGAAATGCACCGGCTGGGAATCGGAATCAAAGGCATTCAAAATATAGTTATGATGAGTGATAATGCCAGAATTGAAAAATATGATGAAAACATGCAGGAGGAAAAATCCGCAATGACGATAACTATCAAATCAAATGGGAACGAAATCAAATTTGAACTGAATGACAGTCAGGCTGCAAAAGACCTCTATAAACAACTTCCACTGAGCATAAAAGTTGAAAACTACAGCAGCAATGAAAAAATATTTTACCCCCCTGAAAAACTAAATACTTCAAATACGCCGCTGGCTAAAAATGTTAAACCCGGAACACTGGCATACTATGCTCCGTGGGCTGATGTTGTAATGTTCTATGGCAGCTTTGGTTCAGCTTCTGGGCTTTATGAGCTGGGACATGCTGTAAGCGGCGCAGATCAGATAAAAAAACTGTCAGGCTCAATGACAATTGAGAAATAA
- a CDS encoding glycosyltransferase: protein MKVVYAKKYLLPSSAANVLQSISMCSAFAQAGAEIVFFPGLKGITIEEGLNSYGLTKIDGMNPVSITGFHKGLYGLGFRLGILSKWFFTRNSFFYARDIKEAFMIAKLKRLGLVNHPFFYEMHEVLSIQNRGMKTGREKKFRELEKQVLEAIDGLIVINQSLEEQVRSEYGYAGPILCEPMGYNPDIFYPRPDVDLDGPVTISYVGSLYEGKGVHNLVEAFRFLGPEFRLLIIGGTPAKELEELKRRAAIISNDGRISFLGQLPQKQLPEFLEQSQLVVIPQKSTLEFFSPIKLYETIGMALPLVVTPLPIFKNCLKDCENAVFAESSSPEDLAAAIKKCVYTPNLAHKIQEANRNLSSGFTWKQRASRIIEFMESVYSSKRGEE from the coding sequence ATGAAAGTAGTTTACGCCAAAAAATACTTGCTACCATCCAGTGCTGCAAATGTCCTTCAATCAATTTCTATGTGTTCAGCTTTTGCTCAGGCAGGTGCAGAAATTGTTTTTTTTCCAGGTCTTAAAGGTATTACCATTGAGGAAGGACTCAATTCATATGGGCTCACAAAGATAGATGGGATGAATCCCGTTAGTATAACAGGATTCCATAAGGGGCTTTACGGACTCGGATTTCGTCTGGGAATACTTTCAAAATGGTTTTTTACAAGGAATTCATTTTTTTATGCCCGCGATATAAAAGAGGCATTTATGATTGCCAAGCTTAAAAGATTAGGGTTGGTCAATCACCCTTTCTTTTATGAAATGCACGAAGTTCTTTCAATTCAAAATAGAGGAATGAAAACTGGGCGTGAAAAAAAGTTCAGGGAGCTTGAAAAGCAGGTGCTTGAAGCAATAGATGGCCTGATTGTAATAAATCAGAGCCTTGAAGAGCAGGTGCGCAGTGAATATGGTTATGCTGGGCCAATCCTTTGTGAACCAATGGGTTATAATCCTGATATTTTTTATCCCAGACCGGATGTTGATTTGGATGGTCCTGTAACTATTAGCTATGTTGGCAGTTTGTATGAGGGAAAGGGTGTCCATAATCTTGTTGAGGCTTTCAGATTTTTAGGGCCGGAGTTTCGTCTGCTGATAATCGGTGGTACTCCTGCTAAAGAATTAGAAGAACTCAAAAGAAGGGCAGCAATTATTTCTAACGATGGTAGAATCAGTTTTCTTGGTCAGCTCCCGCAAAAACAACTACCTGAATTCCTTGAACAGTCTCAGCTAGTTGTTATACCTCAGAAATCAACATTAGAATTTTTCTCACCAATAAAGCTTTATGAAACCATTGGGATGGCTTTGCCTTTGGTGGTAACTCCACTGCCTATTTTCAAAAATTGTTTAAAAGATTGTGAAAATGCTGTTTTTGCAGAATCCTCGTCCCCTGAAGATCTGGCTGCAGCCATAAAAAAATGTGTCTATACACCTAATCTTGCGCATAAGATTCAGGAGGCCAATCGTAACCTTTCCTCTGGCTTCACTTGGAAGCAGAGAGCTTCAAGGATAATTGAATTTATGGAATCTGTTTATTCTTCAAAAAGAGGAGAGGAATAA
- a CDS encoding tautomerase family protein, giving the protein MENKFSRRDFVTKTTLAAGILITGGFSGVTNISGIKKAFAAPHEKIGDEIMPHVNIKLWPGRSEDEKKRLAAAVVRDVVEITGCSERSVSVAIEDIPSDQWKEKVYDPEIKANEDILYKKPRYSM; this is encoded by the coding sequence ATGGAGAACAAATTTTCCCGCCGTGATTTTGTGACCAAAACAACACTGGCTGCCGGAATTTTAATCACAGGCGGGTTCAGTGGGGTTACAAATATTTCAGGCATTAAAAAAGCCTTTGCAGCTCCACACGAAAAAATCGGAGACGAAATTATGCCTCATGTAAACATTAAATTGTGGCCCGGCAGATCTGAAGACGAAAAAAAACGCCTTGCCGCAGCTGTTGTAAGAGATGTTGTGGAAATTACCGGATGCTCCGAGCGTTCTGTTTCCGTTGCGATAGAAGATATTCCGTCTGACCAGTGGAAAGAGAAAGTGTACGACCCTGAAATTAAAGCCAACGAGGATATTCTGTATAAAAAACCAAGATACTCCATGTAA
- a CDS encoding cupin domain-containing protein: protein MSDTFTGEGVFPKGPTNDAYAAYFTGTSYLNMLSTEGVYIGNVTFEPGCRNFWHIHHKGGQILLVTDGRGWYQEEGKPAQELHPGDVVNIPPETKHWHGAAKDSWFVHVAVEVPAEGKSNEWLEPVSDEEYNALG, encoded by the coding sequence ATGAGTGATACTTTCACAGGAGAAGGAGTCTTCCCTAAAGGCCCTACCAACGACGCTTACGCCGCATACTTTACCGGAACAAGTTACCTGAACATGCTCTCAACCGAAGGTGTTTACATCGGCAACGTAACCTTTGAGCCCGGATGCCGTAATTTCTGGCATATTCATCATAAAGGCGGACAGATTCTTTTGGTTACCGACGGTCGCGGCTGGTATCAGGAAGAAGGCAAACCGGCTCAGGAACTGCATCCCGGTGATGTTGTAAACATTCCGCCCGAGACAAAACACTGGCACGGCGCAGCTAAAGATTCATGGTTTGTTCACGTTGCCGTAGAAGTTCCTGCCGAAGGAAAATCAAACGAATGGCTCGAACCTGTTTCTGACGAAGAATACAACGCGCTGGGATAA